One Miscanthus floridulus cultivar M001 chromosome 11, ASM1932011v1, whole genome shotgun sequence DNA window includes the following coding sequences:
- the LOC136491584 gene encoding uncharacterized protein translates to METATPAAATYLPDFQHRSEIALLIILQRGLLCCSQMPLQIQRILLCQAKPKGAERLPPNIVVRESDLHLRRLWGHLRQDTPTRKYLVALTVGYSERVNVNATVHKFSDNFDVMLFHYDGRTTEWDEFEWSKQAIHVSARKQTKWWYAKRFMHPSIVAPYDYIFLWDQDLGVETFDAEEYIKIVKKHGLEISQTGLDITRGVKYYDITVRRNDTEIHTSTSARKCGTDVHHRPCSGFVEVMAPVFTREAWTCVWHMIQNDLVHGWGLDWNFWRCVDEPEQQIGVVDVQYVAHHKGFTLGNKGNDTVDGSRRKVRLRATAEWGMMRARLYKADRAQAAALVAQSECSATVIDH, encoded by the exons ATGGAAACTGCAACACCAGCGGCAGCAACATATTTGCCAGATTTTCAACACCGTTCAGAAATAGCACTTCTAATTATACTGCAGAGGGGACTCCTCTGCTGCAGTCAAATGCCACTTCAGATTCAGAG AATATTGCTCTGCCAGGCAAAACCAAAAGGCGCGGAGCGGCTACCACCAAACATCGTTGTTCGAGAGTCTGATCTTCACCTGCGCCGGCTCTGGGGACACCTGCGTCAG GACACCCCGACTCGCAAATACCTTGTGGCGCTGACAGTGGGTTACAGTGAGAGAGTCAACGTCAACGCGACAGTTCACAAG TTCTCGGACAATTTCGATGTGATGCTGTTCCACTACGACGGTCGGACGACAGAGTGGGACGAGTTCGAATGGTCCAAGCAAGCCATTCATGTCAGCGCCAGGAAGCAGACCAAATG GTGGTATGCCAAGAGGTTCATGCACCCCAGCATCGTGGCGCCATACGACTACATCTTCCTGTGGGACCAGGACCTTGGAGTTGAGACCTTCGACGCGGAGGAGTACATCAAGATTGTGAAGAAGCACGGGCTAGAAATTTCGCAGACGGGCCTGGACATCACCAGGGGGGTCAAGTACTACGATATCACCGTCAGAAGGAACGACACCGAGATACACAC GTCGACGTCTGCCCGGAAGTGCGGTACCGACGTGCACCATCGGCCGTGCAGCGGGTTCGTGGAGGTGATGGCTCCTGTCTTCACCAGAGAGGCCTGGACTTGCGTCTGGCACATGATCCAGAACGACCTGGTTCACGGCTGGGGTCTCGACTGGAACTTCTGGAGATGCGTCGAC GAGCCTGAGCAGCAGATCGGTGTGGTGGACGTGCAGTACGTGGCGCATCACAAGGGGTTTACGCTCGGGAACAAGGGCAACGACACCGTGGATGGAAGCCGCCGCAAGGTCAGGCTCCGGGCGACGGCTGAGTGGGGCATGATGAGAGCCAGATTGTACAAGGCGGACAGGGCCCAGGCAGCGGCTCTTGTTGCACAATCCGAATGCAGCGCCACCGTCATAGATCACTAG